The window GCCTCGTAGATGTCCATGAAGTCGTAGCGACCGAGAAGCGCGTAGTGGGCGATCCACTTCACGCCGGGACAGTGTTGCGAGACTTTCTGGAGCCAGGTCTTGCCGACCTGCTTCATGCCTCGGGGATCACCCATGGTCTCGGGCGAGAGTTTGGTCATCAACACGAAAGTTGGCATCCTACCTCCTGCACTCTATGCATTCGAGCTCGTCGCTTGGTCTCCTCGGCTCTTCCCCGTCCAAGCCTCGACTGGCCCGGAACCCGTGCGCCGCTACCGAGCACCGCAGGTTTCGGCGATGCGGTCCACCTGTCTCTGGACCGTCTCGAGACTCTGCTTTCCCGCCTCGGTCTGGACTTTCCCCTCGGCCTCGCCGAGCATGCGGTAGAAGTCGGGAGCCGCGCTCGTCACGTAATTGCAATCCGCGGCGTTGCGAACAATGTCGTTCGCGGCCGCTTGCATCTCGCGAAGAAGGTCCGTATCCGAGACGATCTTGTCCACGGGAATCGCGGCGTTCGAGCTGCCCGTGTCCGACGCCCCACAGGCACCCGCGAGGAGCGCCAGGGCCACGATGAAGTTTCTGCTCATGATCAACCTCCGCTCTCTTTTTCATCAGCCCGCTTAGGAATCCGCGGTGGTCCGGCTGGACGGAGAGAGCTCGAGCCAAAGGGTCTTCGGGTCTTTCTGGAACACGGTGAAGGCGTCGGCGCGGACGAGGTCCCAGTCGCCGCGCGCGATCTCGGCACGAAGCTGGCCGGGAGCCCAACCCGCGTGACCGAGGAAGACTCTGAGCTCTTCGGGCCCCATGTTCTCGTCCAGAAGGGTCTCGAGGACGTTGCGACCGCCGGAATAGTAGACATGGTCCATGACCTGGTCGGCGCCCTCGTGAGGCTCATCGCTGCGGAAGAGAAAGAGGAGTCCGTCGAGTCCTACCGGACCCCCGAAGTGAAGAGAATGCCCCGGCTTTCGTTTACTCTGCAAATCGGGAAGGGCTTCCTCGAGAGGGACATCGCTCGCTCGATTGACGATGACGCCAAGGGTCCCGCCATCCCCGTGGGCGAGAATCAACACGACGCTGTGCGCAAACGGACCCCCATCGATCTTCGGTCTCGCGACGAGGAAGACTCCCTTGTCGGGGTCTACCTCGGCGAACGCCGGGCTAGCGATCGCCAACACCAGCGCCAATTTGAGGATTCGCATTCGGGACTCATCTTAGATTAGAACGCGAAGCCGTGGCTCCGCCACCGGCGCTTCCGGCCGAAACCTCGGACGTCCTCGGCCCACCGGACGTGCAGAGAGCGCGAAACTCCGCGCGGAGCTCGGTTGGCTTCATCGACCGCGCCCCGAGGAGTGCCGCGATCGCCCCGCTAACGTGGGCTACGGCCAGGCTCGTGCCATGGAAGTTTCTCTCCTTCGGCAGCTCGCCGAGAGAGCGCGCCCAGGGCGAGGTGTAGAAAACACCGTCGCGATAAAGGATCTGGTCGTCGGCGAACCTCGGGTCCGCCGCCACCGCCAAGACTCCCGGGATCGCGCCGAGAGTCGAGGGCTCGCCCTGAATCGACGCGGCGGAAACGATCGTCAGCCCGGATCCATGTACGATGCGCTCGAGCTCGGGCTGGCACTCCCGGCTCACGCAGCCGAGAGACGAGCTCACGATATCGAGTCCGTTATCGGCTGCCCATTCGATCGCGCGTACCAGCGCCTCGACGTGCGCATCGAGTCGACGACGGAAGATCCGGATCGAGAAGAGGGCGGCCTCGGGGGCGTGTCCACGGATGGTGGCCGCCACCGCCGTGCCATGGCCCAAGAGGTCCTGCCAGTTTTCGTCGAGCTCGACGCGGCCGTCCCGAACGCGGATGCCTACGCCACCGGCGACCGAGCCCACGTGAGGATGGCGTGGATTGATCCCACTGTCCACGACGCCCACACGAACCCCTCGATTCACGTCGTCAGTCGTTCGCCGGAAGCCTCGGATTGGGGATCTCGACCGGGGGCATCATGAAGTCGCCACCCGCATAGACGGTCTTCAGGAGCTCGAGGGATTCCGCATCGTAAACCCATACGGTATCGCCCACCCCGGAAACGTAGAGCTTCGTTCCGTCATGCGAGACGATCAGGCTGTTGTTGGTCCGGCCTCGCTCGAAACCCTCCTTTCGGAGGATGACCTTCCTCGTTTCCAGGTCGACGACCACCACATCCTTGAGCCCGGCGTAGGCGCGCTTTTTGTCTGGCGATATGGCGATCCCACGACCGAGCTCC of the Vicinamibacteria bacterium genome contains:
- a CDS encoding S8 family serine peptidase, translating into MNRGVRVGVVDSGINPRHPHVGSVAGGVGIRVRDGRVELDENWQDLLGHGTAVAATIRGHAPEAALFSIRIFRRRLDAHVEALVRAIEWAADNGLDIVSSSLGCVSRECQPELERIVHGSGLTIVSAASIQGEPSTLGAIPGVLAVAADPRFADDQILYRDGVFYTSPWARSLGELPKERNFHGTSLAVAHVSGAIAALLGARSMKPTELRAEFRALCTSGGPRTSEVSAGSAGGGATASRSNLR
- a CDS encoding GYD domain-containing protein translates to MPTFVLMTKLSPETMGDPRGMKQVGKTWLQKVSQHCPGVKWIAHYALLGRYDFMDIYEAPDFETAHKVSYISRAEGALDAESWQAVPYEDYVELVDDLK
- a CDS encoding YqgE/AlgH family protein, which encodes MRILKLALVLAIASPAFAEVDPDKGVFLVARPKIDGGPFAHSVVLILAHGDGGTLGVIVNRASDVPLEEALPDLQSKRKPGHSLHFGGPVGLDGLLFLFRSDEPHEGADQVMDHVYYSGGRNVLETLLDENMGPEELRVFLGHAGWAPGQLRAEIARGDWDLVRADAFTVFQKDPKTLWLELSPSSRTTADS